A single window of Priestia filamentosa DNA harbors:
- the minC gene encoding septum site-determining protein MinC, with amino-acid sequence MNVVKKQNVIIKGTKDGLTLHLDDTCSFHDVLNELERKLSSNQYGGHNQLVSVQLRVGNRYLTPDQEEQIKSLVRSKNHLVVESIESNVVSKEEALKIKQQNEIVSVARVVRSGQVLHVEGDLLLIGDVNPGGTVIAGGNIFVLGVLKGIAHAGYYGNDQAVISASKMEPTQLRICEAFSRAEEADKNEEHDMECAYLDEDKRIVIERSQLMSHLRPNLTRLERRS; translated from the coding sequence GTGAACGTTGTGAAGAAACAAAATGTAATTATAAAAGGAACAAAAGATGGATTAACGTTGCATCTCGATGATACGTGTTCGTTTCACGATGTGCTAAATGAATTGGAGCGAAAATTGTCTTCAAATCAATATGGAGGACACAATCAACTTGTGTCTGTTCAATTAAGAGTAGGAAACAGATATTTAACGCCCGATCAAGAAGAACAAATAAAGTCACTCGTTCGGAGTAAAAATCATCTTGTAGTAGAGAGCATTGAGTCAAACGTCGTGTCAAAAGAAGAAGCATTAAAAATTAAGCAGCAAAATGAAATTGTTTCAGTAGCAAGAGTCGTACGCTCAGGACAAGTCTTGCACGTGGAAGGAGATCTTCTTTTAATTGGAGATGTTAATCCCGGTGGAACAGTCATTGCTGGAGGAAATATTTTTGTGCTTGGCGTATTAAAAGGCATTGCACATGCCGGCTATTATGGAAATGATCAAGCTGTTATTTCAGCTTCTAAAATGGAACCAACACAGCTCCGCATTTGTGAAGCTTTTAGTCGTGCAGAGGAAGCCGATAAAAATGAAGAACATGATATGGAGTGTGCGTATCTTGATGAAGACAAGCGCATTGTCATTGAACGCTCACAGCTTATGTCTCATCTTCGCCCTAATTTGACACGCTTAGAAAGGAGAAGTTGA
- the pilM gene encoding type IV pilus biogenesis protein PilM gives MKFRFFQKNKLVNIVIKDYEIRVLQTNKENAFEQPIYHTIALKRGIVEKGRIKDYVKLQAILQKHLKEWKMQKQLVHFTVPDDLVALKEVILPFEMDKNEEKEYILQELKDDIPFEDPMIDYFYKEEMEEEKKAIVFATPEKELIDYVALLEETNLKPIGASVSSIALYRLFYHLDLAGDGVFMLMNIDLEGVQIATFEKHQPVFLKFLSFYEWMEYWKNEEDAFIWKGADTEFNDYMNHLIEGLISVYTSSEITLGKKINGVLVSGHHPAFSSLHKRLQQSLHVKVSHIQKDALFLHDRVGVPESGYVPFGLALREVHL, from the coding sequence ATGAAATTTCGTTTTTTTCAAAAAAACAAGCTGGTTAACATTGTAATCAAGGATTATGAAATAAGAGTGCTTCAGACAAATAAAGAAAATGCCTTTGAACAGCCAATCTATCATACGATTGCTTTGAAAAGGGGAATTGTAGAAAAAGGCAGAATTAAGGATTATGTAAAACTACAAGCAATTTTACAAAAACATTTAAAAGAGTGGAAAATGCAAAAACAGCTTGTTCATTTTACAGTACCAGATGATCTTGTTGCCCTAAAGGAAGTTATCCTTCCCTTTGAGATGGATAAGAATGAAGAAAAAGAGTACATATTGCAAGAATTAAAAGACGATATCCCGTTTGAAGATCCTATGATTGACTATTTTTATAAAGAAGAAATGGAAGAAGAAAAAAAAGCTATTGTTTTTGCAACACCTGAAAAAGAGCTTATTGATTATGTAGCGCTCTTAGAAGAAACAAATTTAAAACCAATTGGAGCTAGCGTTTCATCCATTGCTTTGTACAGGCTTTTTTATCATCTCGATTTAGCAGGTGATGGGGTTTTTATGCTAATGAATATTGATTTAGAAGGGGTACAAATTGCGACTTTCGAAAAACATCAACCTGTATTTCTAAAGTTTTTATCTTTTTATGAGTGGATGGAGTACTGGAAGAACGAAGAGGACGCTTTTATTTGGAAAGGCGCTGACACTGAGTTTAACGACTATATGAATCACTTAATAGAAGGATTGATTAGTGTGTATACATCAAGTGAAATAACGCTTGGGAAGAAAATAAATGGTGTACTTGTTAGTGGGCATCATCCAGCTTTTAGCTCCCTTCACAAAAGGCTTCAGCAATCATTACATGTGAAGGTATCTCATATTCAAAAAGACGCTTTATTTCTTCATGACCGAGTTGGTGTGCCTGAAAGTGGCTATGTTCCATTTGGTCTTGCACTTAGAGAGGTGCACTTATGA
- a CDS encoding site-2 protease family protein yields the protein MNNFFHLFRSTHIHPLLWAILAIGIMTGHIYDLILLFSLVLLHELGHVFAASFFSWKIKRIMLFPFGGVAEIDEYGNRPLYQEVIVILSGPFVHLVLMLGSFIALSSSLITHEFYEQFMFQNVLLLCFNLLPIYPLDGGKLMFVSFSLFDSFQKSFEKTLRISAVFLSCIAVVALFLYSTHLHLWMVLCYLCYSLYYEWKQRDYLYIRFLLDRYYGKGETILDLSPLAVNGGEKIYHIIRRFKRGQKHIIIVEEKEGRKQLDENELLHAYFVDKRINDSIDELVAFY from the coding sequence TTGAATAACTTTTTTCATCTTTTTCGCTCAACACACATCCATCCGCTTCTTTGGGCTATCTTAGCAATAGGAATCATGACAGGCCATATCTATGACCTTATCCTCTTATTTTCATTAGTATTATTACATGAGCTTGGGCACGTTTTTGCCGCTAGCTTTTTTTCATGGAAAATCAAAAGAATTATGCTCTTTCCATTTGGAGGAGTAGCTGAAATTGATGAATATGGAAACAGACCGCTTTATCAAGAAGTGATTGTCATACTGAGCGGTCCGTTTGTTCACCTTGTTTTAATGTTAGGATCTTTTATTGCTCTTTCGTCTTCTCTTATTACACATGAATTTTATGAACAGTTTATGTTTCAAAACGTTCTTTTACTTTGTTTTAATTTGCTTCCGATTTATCCGCTTGACGGAGGAAAACTCATGTTTGTTTCGTTTAGTCTTTTTGATTCTTTTCAAAAGTCCTTTGAAAAAACGCTTCGAATTTCAGCTGTTTTTCTATCGTGCATTGCGGTAGTGGCTCTTTTTCTTTATTCTACTCATCTGCATCTTTGGATGGTGTTGTGCTATCTATGTTATAGCCTTTATTATGAATGGAAACAAAGGGACTATCTTTATATTCGCTTCCTTCTTGATCGATACTATGGCAAAGGGGAAACAATTCTTGATCTTTCCCCACTTGCCGTAAATGGGGGAGAAAAGATTTATCATATTATTCGTAGGTTTAAAAGAGGACAAAAACATATTATTATTGTAGAGGAAAAAGAAGGAAGAAAGCAACTAGATGAAAATGAACTTCTTCATGCTTACTTTGTAGATAAGCGCATTAATGATTCTATTGATGAGCTTGTTGCCTTTTATTAA
- a CDS encoding Maf family protein codes for MKTALVLASNSPRRRQLLQEAGLTFTIRPSTIEEHMDQKLPPSQVVTDLATQKAESVPKNDEEVVLGADTIVTVDGKILGKPSDEEEAFKTLRFLSGRTHEVFTGVALVKGKETSTFYSRTEVTFYELTDEEIMRYIGTGEPMDKAGAYGIQGKGALFVKEISGDYYAVVGLPLSKTVRELKKLGVSLP; via the coding sequence ATGAAAACAGCATTGGTATTAGCTTCTAATTCTCCACGTCGTCGTCAGCTTCTACAAGAAGCAGGCCTTACATTTACTATTCGCCCAAGTACAATTGAAGAGCATATGGATCAAAAGCTTCCTCCTTCACAGGTTGTTACAGATCTTGCAACTCAAAAAGCTGAATCTGTTCCAAAGAATGATGAGGAAGTTGTTCTTGGTGCAGATACAATTGTAACTGTAGACGGAAAAATTCTCGGTAAGCCGTCTGATGAAGAAGAAGCTTTTAAGACACTTCGCTTTCTCTCTGGAAGAACTCATGAAGTTTTTACAGGAGTTGCGCTTGTAAAAGGAAAAGAGACATCAACCTTTTATAGTCGTACAGAGGTAACTTTTTATGAGTTAACAGATGAAGAAATAATGCGCTACATTGGGACAGGAGAACCAATGGACAAAGCAGGGGCGTATGGTATTCAAGGAAAAGGAGCTTTGTTTGTTAAAGAAATTAGCGGTGATTATTATGCTGTAGTTGGTCTGCCGCTCTCAAAGACGGTGCGAGAATTAAAGAAACTTGGGGTTTCCCTTCCATAA
- a CDS encoding rod shape-determining protein, with protein MFGIGTRDLGIDLGTANTLVYVKGKGIVVREPSVVALQTDSRDIVAVGNDAKNMIGRTPGNVIALRPMKDGVIADYETTATMMKYYIKQAQKNKSVFSGKPYVMICVPSGITAVEKRAVIDATRQAGARDAYTIEEPFAAAIGANLPVWEPTGSMVVDIGGGTTEVAIISLGGIVTSQSIRIAGDEMDEAIIQYIRKNYNLMIGERTAEAMKVEIGSASTPEDVENMEIRGRDLLTGLPKTIEISADEIADALKDTVQAIIDSVKSTLEQTPPELAADIMDRGIVLTGGGALLRNLDKMISDETSMPVVIAEDPLDCVAIGTGKALEHIDLFKNRAESKR; from the coding sequence ATGTTTGGAATTGGTACACGTGACCTTGGAATCGATTTAGGTACGGCTAACACATTAGTATATGTAAAAGGAAAAGGAATTGTTGTTCGTGAACCATCGGTTGTAGCGCTACAAACAGATTCAAGAGACATCGTTGCAGTGGGTAACGATGCTAAAAATATGATTGGACGTACACCCGGAAATGTCATTGCTCTTCGTCCAATGAAAGACGGCGTTATTGCTGATTATGAAACAACAGCAACAATGATGAAGTATTATATCAAACAAGCACAGAAAAATAAGAGCGTCTTTTCAGGTAAGCCATATGTCATGATTTGTGTTCCTTCTGGGATTACAGCAGTTGAAAAACGAGCGGTTATTGATGCAACTCGTCAAGCGGGTGCACGTGATGCTTACACAATTGAAGAACCATTTGCTGCTGCAATTGGAGCGAATTTACCAGTATGGGAGCCAACTGGTAGTATGGTAGTAGATATCGGTGGAGGTACAACAGAAGTTGCTATCATTTCACTTGGTGGGATTGTAACAAGTCAATCTATTCGCATTGCTGGTGATGAGATGGACGAAGCTATTATTCAGTATATTCGCAAAAACTACAATCTTATGATTGGAGAACGTACAGCAGAAGCAATGAAAGTAGAAATCGGTTCTGCAAGTACACCAGAAGATGTAGAAAATATGGAAATTCGCGGTCGAGATCTTTTAACAGGATTACCAAAAACAATTGAGATTTCTGCCGACGAAATTGCAGACGCTCTTAAAGATACTGTGCAAGCAATTATTGATTCTGTAAAAAGCACGCTTGAGCAAACGCCTCCAGAGCTTGCAGCAGATATCATGGATCGTGGAATTGTTCTAACAGGTGGTGGAGCGCTTCTTCGTAACCTAGATAAAATGATTAGTGATGAAACAAGCATGCCTGTTGTTATTGCAGAAGATCCACTTGACTGTGTAGCTATCGGAACAGGAAAAGCTTTAGAACATATTGATCTATTTAAAAACAGAGCAGAGTCCAAGCGATAA
- the mreD gene encoding rod shape-determining protein MreD, whose protein sequence is MIRYFLPIIVSVVFIADSLFVNFFANQSWFHQWILSPKLTLIVLLLATIYINPKKGIQYAFFFGLLYDIVYTDLLGVYMFGMPAICYIVSKLLKVLQTNVVIITILTIVGITLLEFYVYEINSMIGLTHMSMDRFLTYRLYPTLILNLVFVVLLAYPLKKQFEKVAYKLTD, encoded by the coding sequence GTGATTCGTTACTTCCTTCCCATCATTGTTTCTGTAGTGTTTATTGCTGATAGTTTATTCGTGAACTTTTTTGCTAATCAATCTTGGTTTCATCAGTGGATTTTATCACCGAAACTGACGCTTATTGTGTTGCTTTTAGCGACGATTTACATAAATCCGAAAAAAGGAATTCAGTATGCGTTCTTTTTCGGTCTTTTGTATGACATCGTGTATACAGACTTGTTAGGTGTTTATATGTTCGGGATGCCTGCAATTTGCTATATTGTATCCAAGCTGTTAAAAGTTCTTCAAACAAATGTTGTCATCATTACGATTTTAACAATTGTGGGGATTACGCTGTTAGAGTTTTACGTTTATGAGATTAACAGTATGATTGGTTTGACGCATATGTCTATGGACCGCTTCCTAACATATCGCCTTTATCCGACACTAATCTTAAACCTTGTTTTTGTGGTTCTTCTAGCGTACCCATTAAAAAAACAGTTTGAAAAAGTAGCTTATAAGCTAACAGATTAA
- a CDS encoding Rne/Rng family ribonuclease: MTAKLIIETATNLHKIAHLQDSQVQAFYIEEQKAIHYVGNIYVGRVKKVVKGMDAAFVDIGGDKNGYLHKSEVFLDEHEMFAERIKEGQKILVQVSKEERGTKGPKLTTFIEFSSSYVVYFPYSGYVAVSKKIAEKEKWKSFGESVVEGAEGLLLRSAIEGMSPSKIEQEIVTLRKEAEGVIGELQAEGTVPRVVYQREDFITNMIKKAKADKLELIVDSFETKKKLQASFPEATVIFQREKESLFDIYHLQKELEKALQKTVWLPSGGSLVIEETEAMTVIDVNTSRFVGKTSQAQTILETNLEAAKEVARQLRLRNLGGIIMIDFINMKNKEDGEKVLQKLKTETEQDPVRTLIFGFTRLGLVEVTRKKERDSLQHLLLKDCGICKTIGRYRNEKKTLDDIEGELLSYKEEAAWIELSPLLSFNKEEIEKWKEEQEMELYLTEGEELTPFYRLRHIGSREEVEQRIKENKVEFLF; the protein is encoded by the coding sequence ATGACAGCAAAATTGATAATTGAAACTGCAACAAATCTTCATAAGATAGCTCATTTACAGGATAGCCAAGTACAGGCTTTTTATATTGAAGAACAAAAAGCTATCCACTATGTTGGCAATATTTATGTTGGGCGTGTGAAAAAAGTTGTGAAAGGGATGGACGCTGCTTTTGTAGATATCGGAGGAGACAAAAACGGGTATTTACATAAAAGTGAAGTGTTTCTTGATGAGCATGAAATGTTTGCAGAACGTATAAAAGAAGGACAAAAAATTCTCGTACAAGTAAGCAAAGAAGAAAGAGGAACAAAGGGACCTAAATTGACAACATTTATTGAATTTTCAAGCTCGTACGTTGTTTATTTTCCTTATAGCGGATACGTAGCTGTTTCAAAAAAGATAGCGGAAAAAGAAAAGTGGAAAAGCTTTGGGGAGAGCGTTGTAGAAGGAGCGGAAGGGCTTCTCTTACGAAGTGCCATTGAAGGAATGTCTCCTAGCAAAATAGAACAAGAAATTGTTACCCTTAGAAAAGAAGCGGAGGGAGTTATTGGGGAACTCCAAGCGGAAGGAACAGTACCTCGAGTTGTTTACCAAAGGGAAGATTTTATTACAAACATGATAAAAAAGGCAAAAGCGGACAAGCTTGAGCTTATTGTTGATTCATTTGAAACGAAAAAAAAGCTTCAAGCTTCTTTTCCAGAAGCAACAGTTATTTTTCAACGTGAGAAAGAGAGCCTTTTTGACATATATCACCTTCAAAAAGAGCTTGAAAAAGCACTGCAAAAAACGGTCTGGCTTCCAAGCGGTGGTTCATTAGTTATTGAAGAAACAGAAGCGATGACGGTTATTGATGTAAACACAAGCAGGTTTGTAGGCAAAACTTCTCAAGCTCAGACTATTTTAGAGACAAATCTTGAAGCAGCAAAAGAAGTGGCTCGACAACTGCGCCTTCGAAATCTTGGAGGCATTATTATGATTGATTTTATTAACATGAAAAACAAAGAAGATGGAGAAAAAGTGTTACAAAAGCTAAAAACAGAAACAGAACAAGATCCAGTAAGGACGCTTATTTTTGGTTTTACAAGACTTGGATTAGTAGAGGTGACACGTAAAAAAGAGCGAGACAGCTTGCAGCATCTACTCCTAAAAGATTGTGGTATTTGTAAAACAATAGGAAGATATAGAAATGAGAAAAAAACGTTGGATGATATAGAAGGGGAACTGCTTTCATATAAAGAAGAGGCAGCATGGATAGAACTTTCTCCTCTTCTTTCATTTAACAAGGAAGAGATAGAAAAATGGAAAGAAGAGCAGGAGATGGAACTTTACCTAACAGAAGGAGAAGAACTTACGCCATTTTACCGCCTTCGTCATATTGGTTCAAGAGAAGAAGTAGAGCAGAGAATAAAAGAAAATAAGGTTGAATTTCTATTTTAA
- the radC gene encoding RadC family protein: MIQDFPDDERPRERLLSFGASHLSNNELLAILLRTGTKEESVLQLANRILHKYDGLHLMNQATVEELTSIKGIGMAKAIQIIAALEIGRRVANLHVTDRYVVRSPEDGANYVMEEMRHLSQEHFVCLFLNTKNQVLLKKTIFIGSLNSSIVHPRDIFREALRRSAASIICIHNHPSGSPEPSKEDIEVTKRLKECGILMGIDILDHIIIGDRKFVSLREKGYV, encoded by the coding sequence ATGATTCAAGACTTTCCTGATGATGAAAGGCCTAGAGAACGCCTTTTATCGTTTGGTGCAAGTCATTTATCTAACAACGAACTTTTGGCAATCTTGCTTCGCACAGGAACAAAAGAGGAATCTGTGCTTCAACTTGCCAATCGAATTTTACACAAATATGACGGATTGCATCTTATGAATCAAGCTACTGTTGAAGAACTTACAAGTATTAAAGGTATTGGGATGGCTAAAGCCATTCAGATTATAGCAGCACTTGAAATTGGAAGAAGAGTAGCGAATCTACATGTGACAGATCGATATGTTGTAAGAAGTCCTGAAGATGGCGCAAACTACGTTATGGAAGAGATGCGTCATTTATCACAGGAACATTTTGTTTGCCTCTTTTTAAATACAAAAAATCAAGTTCTTCTAAAAAAGACCATCTTCATTGGTAGTTTGAACTCCTCAATTGTTCATCCACGTGACATCTTCAGAGAGGCGTTACGCCGCTCAGCAGCTTCAATTATTTGTATTCATAATCATCCATCAGGAAGTCCTGAACCAAGTAAAGAAGATATAGAAGTAACCAAAAGGCTTAAAGAATGCGGAATTTTAATGGGAATCGACATTCTTGATCATATTATTATCGGTGATCGTAAATTTGTTAGTTTAAGAGAGAAAGGTTATGTGTAA
- a CDS encoding SPOR domain-containing protein — MDKQSSDKILVKINGKKQEATLSKKQNNKKTFSWVLPETEKEISATAEESNIVPLKKVDRYKQERNKKLIKRKSSLPPGKKPFWFKIVGIVACACLVGIGLGLFSVNMLTATEEKTPKQEKIAQAKEGKDSEPKESVSSNSEGKKTEQKEQKKSSFTIKLDAFIVQAGVFSTKEAAEKEGRKLSVPVEVIKQNDKFTLIAGISPTLSEARALGKRIEEQGVSVYAKKYEGDLQAKDIADKDGEHLAMLLQTAIVQSSKAVEGEEVEQEALKELKTQLGTLSKKDDLKEYITSLSSLEKSIEVPLTKEGGEGMQKNLLKVIAKLS, encoded by the coding sequence GTGGACAAGCAATCCTCAGATAAAATATTAGTTAAAATTAATGGAAAGAAACAAGAAGCAACATTAAGCAAAAAACAGAACAATAAAAAGACGTTTTCATGGGTGCTTCCAGAAACAGAAAAGGAAATATCAGCAACTGCGGAGGAATCAAACATTGTTCCGCTCAAAAAGGTAGATCGCTATAAACAGGAAAGAAACAAGAAGCTTATTAAAAGGAAATCTTCTCTTCCACCAGGGAAAAAACCGTTTTGGTTTAAGATAGTAGGCATTGTAGCATGTGCTTGTCTAGTAGGAATAGGTCTTGGGTTGTTTAGCGTAAACATGCTGACAGCAACGGAAGAGAAGACGCCTAAACAAGAGAAAATAGCACAAGCAAAAGAAGGAAAAGATTCTGAACCAAAAGAATCGGTCAGTTCAAATAGTGAGGGAAAAAAGACAGAACAGAAAGAGCAAAAGAAATCTTCTTTTACAATTAAGCTAGATGCTTTTATTGTGCAGGCAGGTGTTTTCTCTACAAAAGAGGCCGCTGAAAAAGAAGGGAGAAAGCTATCTGTACCTGTTGAAGTTATAAAGCAAAATGATAAATTCACTCTTATAGCAGGAATTTCACCAACTTTGAGTGAAGCGAGAGCTCTTGGTAAAAGAATAGAGGAACAGGGCGTATCTGTATATGCTAAAAAGTACGAAGGAGATTTGCAAGCGAAAGATATTGCTGATAAAGATGGAGAGCATCTTGCAATGCTTCTTCAGACGGCTATTGTTCAATCTTCAAAAGCAGTTGAGGGAGAGGAAGTGGAACAAGAAGCTTTAAAGGAACTTAAAACACAGCTTGGTACGCTTTCAAAGAAAGATGACTTGAAAGAATATATAACTTCTCTTAGCAGCCTTGAAAAAAGTATTGAAGTACCGTTAACAAAAGAAGGTGGAGAAGGGATGCAAAAAAACCTTTTAAAAGTAATTGCTAAACTTTCGTAA
- a CDS encoding M23 family metallopeptidase: MNRRVQEVRKRIADRRRNGGKEEKPQRKFSYDDLISDEENYSGERFPTYEYNPESKEHHPLFSPQWFLFKLLTSFCLVLIVAILFRNPAVQLDGARTFVEDTMEESFQFAKMSAWYEEKFGEPLALIPKSVGEEPTEEANSQYVVPASGNVVETFASSKKGVTVETGSQTAVQAMDAGFVKSIEEKKDFGNTVSIQHADGSESWYSGLANIDVKTFDFIEKGQVIGKVKTEGDDKKGSYGFALYKDGKFMDPSKVISFE, encoded by the coding sequence ATGAATCGACGTGTCCAAGAAGTTCGTAAGCGAATAGCCGATCGGCGAAGAAATGGGGGGAAAGAAGAGAAGCCGCAAAGGAAGTTTTCATACGATGATTTAATTTCAGATGAGGAAAACTACAGTGGAGAACGATTTCCGACTTATGAATACAATCCAGAAAGTAAAGAACATCATCCATTATTCTCTCCTCAGTGGTTTCTATTTAAGCTGTTAACTTCTTTCTGTCTGGTTTTAATTGTTGCTATTCTTTTTAGAAATCCAGCAGTACAGCTCGACGGAGCAAGAACCTTTGTAGAAGATACGATGGAAGAAAGTTTTCAGTTTGCTAAAATGTCTGCTTGGTATGAAGAGAAGTTTGGTGAACCTCTTGCTCTCATTCCAAAATCTGTAGGAGAAGAGCCGACAGAGGAAGCAAACTCTCAGTATGTTGTGCCAGCATCGGGGAATGTTGTTGAAACATTTGCAAGCTCAAAAAAAGGGGTAACCGTTGAAACAGGAAGTCAAACAGCGGTGCAAGCTATGGATGCAGGGTTTGTTAAAAGCATTGAAGAGAAAAAAGATTTTGGAAATACAGTTTCAATTCAGCATGCTGACGGATCAGAGTCATGGTATAGCGGGCTTGCAAATATTGATGTAAAAACGTTTGATTTTATTGAAAAAGGACAGGTTATTGGAAAAGTGAAGACAGAAGGGGACGATAAAAAAGGAAGCTATGGATTTGCTCTTTATAAAGATGGTAAATTTATGGATCCTAGTAAGGTGATCTCCTTTGAATAA
- the mreC gene encoding rod shape-determining protein MreC, whose translation MPQFFFNKRLIVLLVSIIILVALIGFSLNGRKTITWPEQFVKDTVGLVQSTAHKPAQYVADFFGNIEDLKNTYEENKVLKKNLDKYMQLEADVKDLERKNKELNERLDKDSTLRDYDPINATVIARSPDRWNEAISIDRGKVHGVENDMAVMTSSGLIGRVVDASQFTSTVQLLSSQDRTNRASVTIQGSKNVNGLISGYDQKREALILTGIPHSAKIKEKQKVITSGYSGVFPQGRIVGEISDIESDNYGLTKTAYVKPAADFKDIQDVTVLKRVEPSPQKSLDEEEEE comes from the coding sequence ATGCCACAATTTTTCTTCAATAAAAGATTGATTGTGTTACTAGTAAGTATCATTATTCTCGTGGCATTGATTGGTTTTTCTTTAAACGGACGTAAAACGATCACATGGCCAGAGCAATTTGTTAAGGATACAGTTGGACTGGTACAGTCAACGGCCCATAAGCCGGCTCAGTATGTTGCCGATTTCTTTGGAAACATTGAAGATCTCAAAAATACATATGAGGAAAACAAAGTACTAAAAAAGAATCTTGATAAATATATGCAGCTCGAAGCAGATGTGAAAGATTTAGAGCGGAAGAACAAAGAGCTTAATGAGCGACTTGATAAAGATTCAACACTACGTGATTACGATCCAATTAATGCTACGGTCATTGCAAGAAGTCCTGATCGATGGAATGAAGCGATTTCTATTGATCGCGGAAAAGTTCATGGAGTCGAAAATGATATGGCTGTTATGACATCAAGCGGTTTAATTGGACGTGTCGTAGACGCATCACAGTTTACATCAACAGTGCAACTACTAAGCTCTCAAGATCGAACAAACCGCGCTTCTGTTACAATCCAAGGATCTAAAAATGTAAATGGTCTTATTTCAGGCTACGATCAAAAACGTGAAGCATTGATTCTAACAGGTATTCCTCATAGCGCGAAGATAAAAGAAAAGCAAAAAGTCATTACGTCTGGGTATTCAGGTGTTTTCCCTCAAGGACGTATTGTTGGAGAAATTAGCGATATTGAATCAGATAACTATGGGCTAACAAAAACAGCATATGTAAAACCTGCAGCTGATTTTAAAGATATCCAAGATGTGACAGTATTAAAACGAGTAGAACCTTCTCCACAGAAATCACTTGATGAGGAGGAAGAAGAGTGA
- the minD gene encoding septum site-determining protein MinD, giving the protein MGEAIVVTSGKGGVGKTTTSANLGTALALTGKRVCLVDTDIGLRNLDVIMGLENRIIYDLVDVVNGRCTPQKALIKDKRFECLYLLPAAQTSDKTAVTPEQMKELITELKQDYDYIIIDCPAGIEQGYKNAVSGADKALVVTTPEISSVRDADRIIGLLEKEDIESPKLVINRIRSHMMKNGDTLDVDEIVSLLAIDLIGIIADDEDVIKASNNGEPIAMDPSSKAAISYRNIARRILGESVPLQSLDETKQGVFSKIKKFFGVR; this is encoded by the coding sequence TTGGGAGAGGCTATTGTTGTTACGTCAGGAAAAGGCGGCGTTGGAAAAACAACGACGTCTGCTAACTTAGGAACCGCACTCGCCCTAACTGGTAAGCGGGTTTGCCTAGTCGATACAGATATCGGTTTGCGCAATTTAGACGTTATTATGGGGTTAGAGAACCGCATCATCTATGATTTAGTAGATGTTGTGAACGGTCGCTGTACGCCTCAAAAGGCGCTTATTAAAGATAAGCGTTTTGAATGTTTATATTTGTTGCCTGCTGCTCAAACAAGTGATAAAACGGCCGTAACGCCGGAGCAGATGAAAGAACTTATTACAGAACTAAAGCAAGACTATGATTATATCATTATTGACTGTCCTGCTGGAATTGAACAAGGATATAAAAATGCCGTTTCTGGAGCAGATAAGGCTCTTGTTGTTACAACACCTGAAATTTCATCTGTTCGTGATGCGGATCGTATTATTGGATTGTTAGAGAAAGAAGACATCGAATCTCCAAAGCTTGTAATTAACCGTATTCGCAGTCATATGATGAAAAATGGAGATACGTTAGATGTTGATGAAATTGTATCATTGCTGGCTATTGATTTAATTGGCATTATTGCGGATGATGAAGATGTTATCAAAGCATCCAATAATGGTGAACCAATTGCCATGGACCCATCAAGCAAAGCAGCAATTTCTTATCGTAATATCGCAAGACGTATTTTAGGAGAGTCTGTACCGCTTCAATCTCTAGATGAAACCAAACAAGGTGTTTTTTCTAAAATTAAGAAATTCTTCGGCGTGCGTTAG